The following nucleotide sequence is from Vibrio sp. SCSIO 43136.
TGAGCGTTGAGATATAGCCTGCATCCAGCTAGCAAAACTTGTTTGAAACTCAGTTGGTTCAAGGCGTGAAACGATACGTGCAATAGTGTCATGTGTAGGCAGACCATCTGGGAAGAAGCCTTTTTCTTGAAGCCAATCAAGGTGAACTTCACCAAAGTCTTCAATATCTTCCCATCCTTCACAACCTGCAATAACGGCACACACTACCAAAAACAAAACATCGAATAATGGGTAGCTAATTTTAGCTGATTGACGTGGATCTGTTAGGTGGCCAAAATGCTCAGAGAAAGCGTCGATGCTCATGAAAATACCCTCAAAAGGGAGTATATGATCACAGCTAGATCAGATCGTCAAATCGATCCTATTTAGCTCAAAAAACGTTCATGATCTCGCCCTGATCGGTATGGTGTTTCAATCCTATGCCCTGTACCCAACAATGACGGTTGAGAAAAACATGTCATTTGGTCTGCGTATTGCAGGGGTTGATAAAGAAACCATCGATAAGAAAGTCGCTTGGGCGGCTAAGCTGCTTCAACTTGAACCACTATTGAAGCGTAAACCATCCGCATTGTCCGGCGGTCAGCGCCAACGAGTGGCTATTGGCCGCGCTCTAGTTCGTGACGCCGACATCTACCTATTTGATGAGCCGCTCTCTAACCTTGATGCCAAGTTGCGTGCCGAATTGCGCCTTGAAATCAAAAAGCTGCACAGAACGCTTAACTCAACCATGATCTACGTAACCCATGATCAAATTGAGGCGCTAACGCTAGCTGATCGAATCGCAGTGATGAAAGATGGCATTATTCAACAGCTAGATACACCGAATAATGTTTACCACAAGCCACAAAACCTGTTTGTTGCTACCTTCTTGGGATCGCCGGCAATGAACTGCGTCGAGGGTGTTTTGTCTGTAAAAGGAGATACGGTAAGATTTCAAACTTCAGAGTTAGATATCGACGTTAGTGACTACCCATTCCAAAGCCAAGCGATCGACAAAATGAAAGTGACCCTCGGCGTACGTCCAGAACACTTGCATACTACAGTGCAAAGTGAGCAGGGATCTAACGTGCTTACAGGTTCAGTCGAGCTTGTAGAGCCAATGGGTTCAGATATCTTAGTATGGACAAAGTTCTCTGACAGCCACACCTTATCTCACCGAACTCACTCAGAA
It contains:
- a CDS encoding ABC transporter ATP-binding protein; this translates as MVFQSYALYPTMTVEKNMSFGLRIAGVDKETIDKKVAWAAKLLQLEPLLKRKPSALSGGQRQRVAIGRALVRDADIYLFDEPLSNLDAKLRAELRLEIKKLHRTLNSTMIYVTHDQIEALTLADRIAVMKDGIIQQLDTPNNVYHKPQNLFVATFLGSPAMNCVEGVLSVKGDTVRFQTSELDIDVSDYPFQSQAIDKMKVTLGVRPEHLHTTVQSEQGSNVLTGSVELVEPMGSDILVWTKFSDSHTLSHRTHSETTLEVGQTVCVAVDAKRCSIFDSVSTNRL